In Saprospiraceae bacterium, one DNA window encodes the following:
- a CDS encoding glutaminyl-peptide cyclotransferase — MSKKPISKNIIYIIIATIIISIIAILYPREKKEWRYSDIVVSPDVNSKVAIGAPLMIKLNEEKLSDVDSVIVRYPGNKADAKSNFGYTINTSGLPLGYHTAEITVHDGKKSKTVSLPFVITSDINPTSANFNKLSQIAHDKKSYTQGLEFANGVLYESTGQYNESTIKKVNHKTGQNIKSIPLAPEYFGEGLTILNNKVYQITWKESTCFVYDEQLNLLKKAGFRTITGEGWGLTNDGTSLIVSDGSNKLTYVHPETFAVEKIISVFAGPNEVQYLNELEYVDGFIYANIYTTNQIAKLEAKSGKVIAVYDLSALKNENQDGEVLNGIAYNPASKTFFITGKYWGKMYEVKL, encoded by the coding sequence ATGTCAAAAAAACCCATCAGCAAAAACATCATTTACATTATCATAGCTACTATTATCATATCAATAATTGCTATATTGTATCCACGGGAAAAGAAAGAATGGAGATATTCTGATATCGTTGTGTCTCCGGATGTCAATTCCAAAGTAGCGATAGGAGCGCCACTTATGATCAAGCTCAATGAAGAAAAGCTTTCAGATGTGGATTCTGTCATAGTAAGATACCCGGGCAACAAGGCAGATGCAAAAAGTAATTTCGGCTATACTATCAATACTAGTGGTCTACCTTTAGGGTATCATACTGCAGAAATAACAGTACATGATGGCAAAAAATCTAAAACAGTTTCACTGCCATTTGTTATTACATCCGATATAAATCCTACATCAGCAAACTTTAACAAATTATCCCAAATAGCACATGACAAAAAATCCTATACTCAGGGATTAGAATTTGCCAATGGTGTCTTATATGAAAGTACAGGGCAATACAATGAATCCACGATAAAAAAAGTAAATCATAAAACTGGACAAAATATAAAATCGATACCTCTAGCCCCTGAGTATTTTGGCGAAGGCCTTACTATTCTGAATAATAAAGTCTATCAGATCACTTGGAAGGAATCTACCTGTTTTGTATACGATGAACAATTAAATCTCCTGAAAAAAGCAGGATTCAGGACTATCACGGGCGAAGGTTGGGGATTGACAAATGATGGCACATCGCTTATAGTAAGTGATGGTTCTAACAAACTCACCTACGTCCATCCGGAAACTTTTGCTGTTGAAAAGATTATATCTGTATTTGCAGGACCCAATGAAGTGCAGTATCTCAATGAACTTGAATATGTAGATGGATTCATATACGCCAATATCTACACTACCAATCAGATTGCCAAATTAGAAGCAAAATCTGGCAAAGTCATAGCAGTCTACGATCTTTCAGCACTCAAAAATGAAAATCAGGACGGCGAAGTGTTAAATGGAATAGCTTACAATCCTGCTTCAAAAACATTTTTTATCACAGGTAAATATTGGGGTAAGATGTATGAGGTCAAATTATGA
- a CDS encoding rhodanese-like domain-containing protein — translation MCILNLLSGRQIYGQFPKTASCQNTTFDKKVHSYLSYSVPVISVKDAFLKKSDVIFLDAREIHEYDISHIPESRYVGYDKFKIENIKDIPKDKKIVVYCSIGYRSEIIATKMKEAGYKNVYNLYGSIFEWANNNYTLADKKGKTTNRIHTFNRKWSQWVLNPDLEKIW, via the coding sequence TTGTGTATCTTAAATCTGTTATCTGGTCGTCAGATTTATGGTCAATTCCCTAAAACTGCTTCATGTCAGAATACAACATTTGACAAGAAGGTTCATAGCTATTTGTCATACAGTGTGCCGGTAATCAGTGTTAAAGATGCTTTTCTCAAAAAATCAGACGTAATTTTCCTTGATGCCCGGGAAATTCATGAATATGATATATCCCATATCCCTGAATCAAGATATGTAGGATATGATAAATTTAAAATAGAAAACATTAAGGACATCCCAAAAGATAAAAAAATAGTTGTGTATTGTTCTATAGGTTATAGAAGTGAAATCATTGCTACCAAGATGAAAGAGGCCGGATATAAAAATGTGTACAATCTTTACGGCAGTATCTTTGAATGGGCCAATAATAATTACACCCTCGCTGACAAAAAAGGTAAAACTACCAACAGAATTCATACTTTCAATAGAAAGTGGAGTCAATGGGTTTTAAATCCTGATTTAGAAAAAATATGGTAA
- a CDS encoding 4-alpha-glucanotransferase, with translation MFLHFHLHYRTVYGEQIGVQYSSDSTETDKIQYFQTNDGENWSGTLELKDSAVLNYKYILLKNEVVILKEWGKNRKLQGLGPGNVYIEDKWRPRANEANAFLSTAFSKSIFRREITESASKKPQKKPKNQLTFCLHSAMIQSDLKFGIIGNIPELGSWLKPLWMDETDFPLWKVSLPFDGTDIRIEYKYVVLDPKENSVKLWEDGSNRKCHFVLHQNSNNHIIVTDEKFQYKDSVWRGAGVSIPVFSLRSQQGFGIGEFSDLKLLTDWAHNTGLKIIQILPVNDTIANKTWQDSYPYAAISVFALHPLYIHLQSIAHFKNKNDHKAFLQLQADLNNGTTVDFEKVLEAKFRFLKILFNQEYTSFIHNNGIQEYIERNESWIKPYAAFCHLRDKYSTINFNDWDEYAVYSPELIRSLCNDGYPAYKEIQFYFFVQYHADKQLTEARDYARSKSVIIKGDLPIGIYRYSCDAWVEPQLFNMNEQAGAPPDDYSTLGQNWGFPTYNWSVMAKDDFMWWKKRMQMLNRYFDALRIDHILGFFRIWQIPFQQVEGTLGMFNPRLPLTIDEIRSYGIHGDLSRLYEPYITDDLLNRYFGKDAEKVFEAFFTRNEYGKIRFKPSFATQKDINAFVTKNTDYQRYEKQLLSLLTEILLIPEPGSNFSMFNPRITLSTTTSYTHLDDSLKGAISRIHDDYFFYRHDEYWKQQALWKLPAILDASDMLICGEDLGMIPNSVPGVMKDMNIMSLEIQRMPKGNTKFGNVRSYPYFSVCSPSCHDMSTIRGWWENDHENAKDFYYNYLHWHGLTPMVCGENIVQTIVDEHLSSPSMLAIFPIQDLVGMDSRLRRPVATEEQINEPSNPKHYWKYRFHLPIEDLIHADELNEKIKVMVMQSGR, from the coding sequence ATGTTTTTACATTTTCATCTGCATTACAGAACGGTGTACGGGGAGCAGATTGGTGTTCAATATTCTTCTGATTCTACAGAAACCGACAAAATTCAATATTTTCAGACTAATGATGGAGAAAATTGGTCAGGAACGTTGGAATTAAAGGATTCAGCGGTTTTGAATTATAAATATATTCTGCTAAAAAACGAAGTTGTCATTCTGAAGGAATGGGGAAAAAATCGAAAATTGCAAGGCTTGGGCCCGGGTAACGTTTATATTGAGGATAAATGGAGACCACGTGCAAATGAAGCCAATGCGTTTTTGTCTACCGCTTTTTCAAAGTCAATTTTCAGAAGAGAAATAACTGAATCAGCAAGTAAGAAGCCTCAAAAGAAACCTAAAAACCAACTGACTTTCTGTCTTCACTCAGCAATGATCCAATCCGATCTCAAATTTGGTATCATAGGCAATATACCTGAGCTCGGTTCATGGCTGAAGCCTTTATGGATGGACGAAACAGATTTTCCTTTGTGGAAGGTGAGTTTGCCCTTTGACGGTACTGATATACGCATCGAGTATAAATACGTAGTACTGGATCCGAAAGAAAACTCAGTAAAACTTTGGGAAGACGGAAGCAATAGAAAGTGTCATTTTGTACTACACCAAAATTCAAATAATCATATCATCGTCACAGATGAAAAGTTTCAATATAAAGATTCTGTGTGGCGTGGGGCTGGCGTTTCTATTCCGGTGTTTTCACTGCGGAGCCAACAGGGATTTGGTATTGGTGAGTTTTCAGACTTAAAGTTACTCACAGACTGGGCGCACAATACCGGACTTAAAATCATTCAGATATTACCCGTCAATGATACTATTGCCAACAAAACATGGCAGGATTCTTATCCATATGCTGCGATCTCTGTTTTTGCCCTGCATCCTTTATACATTCATCTTCAGTCAATCGCGCATTTCAAAAATAAAAATGATCATAAAGCTTTTTTACAACTACAGGCTGATCTCAATAACGGTACTACCGTAGATTTTGAAAAAGTGCTTGAAGCTAAATTCAGATTTCTGAAAATACTTTTCAATCAGGAATACACATCTTTCATCCATAACAATGGTATTCAGGAGTACATAGAAAGAAATGAATCATGGATCAAGCCATATGCCGCTTTCTGTCATCTGAGGGATAAGTATAGTACCATCAATTTTAATGATTGGGATGAATATGCTGTGTATAGTCCTGAATTGATCAGGTCTTTATGCAACGATGGCTATCCGGCATATAAAGAAATACAGTTTTATTTTTTCGTACAGTATCACGCAGACAAACAACTTACTGAAGCGAGGGATTATGCCAGAAGTAAGTCAGTAATTATCAAAGGAGACTTGCCGATAGGTATCTACAGATATAGTTGTGATGCTTGGGTAGAGCCTCAGCTATTCAATATGAACGAACAGGCAGGGGCACCACCGGATGATTACTCCACACTGGGTCAAAACTGGGGATTTCCTACGTACAATTGGTCTGTCATGGCTAAAGATGACTTCATGTGGTGGAAAAAAAGGATGCAGATGTTGAACAGATACTTTGATGCATTGCGGATAGATCACATTCTTGGATTTTTTAGAATTTGGCAGATACCTTTCCAGCAAGTTGAAGGTACATTAGGTATGTTCAACCCCAGGCTTCCTTTGACTATAGATGAAATCAGATCATATGGTATCCATGGAGATCTCAGCAGATTGTATGAACCATATATTACCGATGATCTTCTGAACAGATATTTTGGCAAGGATGCAGAAAAGGTATTTGAAGCCTTTTTCACAAGAAATGAGTATGGTAAGATTCGCTTTAAGCCATCTTTTGCAACTCAAAAGGATATAAATGCCTTTGTAACTAAAAATACTGATTACCAGAGATACGAAAAACAACTGTTGAGCTTACTTACAGAAATTTTGCTGATACCTGAGCCGGGAAGTAATTTCAGTATGTTCAATCCCCGGATCACATTAAGCACGACGACATCATACACACATTTGGATGATAGTTTAAAAGGAGCTATTTCACGTATACACGATGACTATTTCTTCTATCGGCATGATGAATACTGGAAACAGCAGGCATTATGGAAACTTCCTGCCATACTGGATGCCAGCGATATGCTGATCTGTGGTGAGGATCTCGGCATGATACCCAACTCCGTACCGGGAGTCATGAAAGATATGAATATCATGTCGCTCGAAATACAACGTATGCCCAAGGGAAATACTAAATTTGGAAATGTGCGCTCATATCCCTATTTTTCAGTCTGTAGTCCTTCCTGTCATGATATGTCTACCATCAGAGGTTGGTGGGAAAATGACCATGAAAATGCCAAAGATTTCTATTACAATTATCTCCATTGGCACGGGCTTACCCCTATGGTATGTGGTGAAAATATTGTTCAGACTATCGTTGATGAACATTTATCTTCCCCGAGTATGCTGGCTATTTTCCCGATTCAGGATCTTGTAGGTATGGATTCCCGATTGAGAAGGCCTGTGGCTACCGAAGAACAAATCAATGAACCCAGCAATCCAAAACATTACTGGAAGTACAGATTTCACTTACCGATAGAAGACCTGATTCATGCCGATGAACTTAATGAAAAAATTAAGGTTATGGTAATGCAGTCAGGTCGATAA
- a CDS encoding YdeI/OmpD-associated family protein, producing MSKDTSDYGMPMPDELNEVLAQDYQAYEYFHALTPGKQRNLIYVINKIKSSEIKIRKSLVIADHLIANAGKLDHKMLYEALRDYNKF from the coding sequence ATGTCCAAAGATACTTCCGATTATGGTATGCCTATGCCCGATGAGTTGAATGAAGTATTGGCTCAGGATTATCAGGCTTACGAATATTTTCATGCATTGACCCCAGGTAAACAACGCAACCTGATATATGTGATCAATAAAATAAAAAGCAGCGAAATTAAGATCCGAAAATCACTGGTCATTGCCGATCACCTGATTGCCAATGCTGGTAAACTGGATCATAAAATGCTGTATGAAGCACTCAGAGATTATAATAAATTTTAA
- a CDS encoding RNA polymerase sigma factor produces MSTLEFDKKFEILTDSLNAFAYNLTKNTEDARDLYQETAIRAITNRDKFRPDTNFKAWTFTIMKNIFINNYRKKAKSNTIIDSTDNLYFINSGSAIIENDGARNILMDELNGMINSLEDSIRIPFVMHYEGFKYQEIADEFNLPLGTVKSRIFFARKALKDMIKENYGDYSLVRSLSA; encoded by the coding sequence ATGTCGACGCTGGAATTTGATAAAAAATTTGAAATTCTTACAGATTCGTTAAATGCTTTTGCCTATAATCTTACAAAAAATACTGAAGATGCAAGAGACCTTTATCAGGAGACTGCTATAAGGGCTATAACAAATCGAGATAAATTCAGACCTGATACCAATTTTAAAGCCTGGACATTCACGATAATGAAAAACATTTTCATCAACAATTATCGTAAGAAGGCAAAGTCAAATACAATCATAGATTCTACTGATAACCTGTATTTTATCAATTCAGGTAGTGCTATTATTGAAAATGATGGCGCAAGAAATATTCTCATGGACGAACTAAATGGTATGATCAATTCTCTTGAAGATAGTATCAGGATTCCATTTGTAATGCACTATGAAGGATTCAAATATCAGGAAATAGCTGATGAGTTCAATCTTCCTCTCGGTACAGTAAAAAGCCGCATATTTTTTGCAAGAAAAGCATTGAAAGATATGATTAAGGAAAACTATGGAGACTATTCTTTGGTAAGATCATTGTCTGCATAG
- a CDS encoding FKBP-type peptidyl-prolyl cis-trans isomerase encodes MISFRKMMVLGLIAILSCSDLEDEDRITILNYLDTRNLISTDTSGVHVVITKQGDQSRPAENATILLSYKGYYTDGVVFDQSPQEKKVTLKLSFALKGLQFGLGKFGKMSEGSVIIPSGIGYGSNPPFGVRKNAILIYDVKVEDF; translated from the coding sequence ATGATATCATTCAGAAAGATGATGGTATTGGGATTGATAGCAATTCTGTCATGCTCTGATCTGGAAGATGAAGACAGGATTACAATACTCAATTATCTCGACACACGCAATCTCATATCAACAGATACATCCGGAGTTCATGTAGTTATCACAAAACAGGGTGACCAAAGCAGGCCTGCAGAAAATGCCACTATCTTACTATCCTATAAGGGATACTACACAGATGGAGTAGTTTTCGATCAGTCCCCGCAGGAAAAAAAGGTAACTCTAAAACTTTCTTTTGCTCTGAAGGGCCTGCAGTTTGGATTGGGAAAATTTGGGAAAATGTCAGAGGGTTCAGTCATAATACCTTCCGGCATTGGATATGGTTCCAATCCACCTTTTGGAGTACGTAAAAACGCTATTCTGATCTATGATGTGAAAGTAGAAGATTTTTAA
- a CDS encoding YraN family protein, with translation MEVEIQEIKQLLKELVLSQKETDNKFKETDSKFKETDSKFKETDIKFKETDKRIKAAFDLFEGQWGKLMESLVEGDLIKLLQAKGINVHDTSMRRKGNYEGNNYEFDIIAHNGTEIVIVEVKTTLKTQDVKAFVQKLKQVRVWLDEYKNFTVYGAIAFLKADSGSEMFAQSEKLFVIKATGNSAMIINADDFVPQKF, from the coding sequence ATGGAAGTCGAAATACAGGAAATAAAACAATTGCTAAAAGAATTGGTGCTTTCTCAAAAGGAAACCGATAATAAGTTTAAAGAAACGGATAGTAAATTTAAAGAAACGGATAGTAAATTCAAGGAAACAGATATTAAGTTTAAAGAAACGGACAAAAGAATAAAAGCCGCTTTTGATCTGTTCGAAGGACAATGGGGAAAACTAATGGAAAGTCTTGTGGAAGGTGATCTAATAAAATTACTCCAAGCAAAAGGTATCAATGTTCATGATACTTCTATGCGCAGAAAAGGTAACTATGAAGGGAATAATTATGAGTTTGACATAATAGCCCACAATGGTACCGAAATAGTCATCGTAGAAGTAAAAACTACATTAAAAACACAAGATGTAAAAGCTTTTGTACAAAAACTTAAACAAGTCAGAGTTTGGTTGGATGAGTACAAAAACTTTACGGTCTATGGAGCAATTGCATTCCTGAAAGCTGACAGTGGAAGTGAAATGTTTGCTCAAAGTGAAAAACTATTTGTAATCAAAGCAACAGGTAATTCCGCAATGATTATTAACGCAGATGATTTTGTACCCCAAAAATTCTGA
- a CDS encoding FKBP-type peptidyl-prolyl cis-trans isomerase — MKYPLYLIAVFVCLISCSKDLSPAEQFEEDTKLIEEYLLANNKKAQKTPEGVYYIVEKEGSAEKPKLTSTVTVGYKGYYLDGGTFDSNAKTSFPLYGVVAGWQIGIPKFGKGGKGVLLIPSAYGYGPKGNQNIGPNTVLIFDIEVFDF, encoded by the coding sequence GTGAAATATCCATTATATTTAATTGCGGTCTTTGTCTGCCTAATTTCATGTAGCAAAGATCTATCCCCGGCCGAACAATTTGAAGAAGATACCAAGCTTATTGAAGAGTACCTCTTAGCCAATAATAAAAAAGCCCAAAAAACACCTGAAGGCGTATACTACATCGTAGAAAAAGAAGGAAGTGCCGAAAAACCCAAACTAACCAGTACTGTCACGGTAGGGTACAAAGGGTATTATTTGGATGGTGGCACTTTTGATTCTAACGCAAAGACATCCTTTCCATTGTACGGGGTGGTTGCAGGGTGGCAGATCGGTATTCCCAAGTTTGGTAAAGGCGGTAAAGGAGTTTTATTAATACCTTCAGCATATGGATATGGCCCAAAAGGGAACCAAAACATAGGACCCAACACTGTTTTAATTTTTGATATCGAAGTTTTTGATTTTTGA
- a CDS encoding RNA polymerase sigma factor produces MSTIEFSNNLHILTDSLNAFAYSLTKNSEDARDLYQETAFRALHNQEKFRPETNFKAWTFTIMKNIFINNYRKKVKSNTILDHTDNTFFLDSGTEKVTNDGSRNMLMKELNNMIDSLDDTIRIPFMMHHEGYKYNEIAEQFDLPLGTVKSRIFFARRALKDMIRKSYGDIYLVKSMIA; encoded by the coding sequence ATGTCAACGATAGAATTTAGCAACAACCTGCACATCCTTACAGATTCCTTAAATGCTTTTGCTTATAGCCTTACAAAAAATAGTGAGGACGCAAGAGATTTGTATCAGGAAACCGCTTTCAGGGCTTTGCACAATCAGGAAAAGTTTAGACCTGAGACAAATTTTAAGGCCTGGACATTTACTATCATGAAAAATATATTTATCAATAATTACAGGAAAAAAGTGAAGTCCAACACTATACTTGATCACACTGATAATACATTTTTTCTAGACAGTGGTACTGAAAAAGTTACTAATGACGGAAGCCGAAATATGCTGATGAAAGAGTTAAACAATATGATTGATTCTCTTGATGATACTATCAGGATACCGTTTATGATGCATCATGAAGGGTACAAATATAATGAGATAGCTGAGCAATTTGATCTGCCGTTAGGGACAGTAAAAAGCCGGATATTTTTTGCAAGGAGAGCCTTAAAAGATATGATTAGAAAGAGTTATGGAGACATTTATTTAGTTAAGTCCATGATAGCGTGA
- the dnaX gene encoding DNA polymerase III subunit gamma/tau, producing the protein MSNFVVSARKYRPTTFDEVVGQDHVAKTLKNALQTEHLAHAFLFTGPRGVGKTTCARILAKIINCENPINKVEACNQCSSCKAFNDNSSFNILELDAASNNSVENIRTLIEQVRFQPQNGKYKVFIIDEVHMLSSQAFNAFLKTLEEPPSYVIFILATTEKHKIIPTILSRCQIFDFKRIQLSDTVTQLEKIAQKEGITAELEALHTIAVKADGAMRDALTIFDKISSSTDGTITYKDVVANLNLLDYEYYFRITDACLREDITSVLLTLNEIVKLGFDAEYFVVGLAEHFRDLLIAKVPATLNILEASDDLKLRYKNQAALATTSFLLSGLNILNKCDVDLVRAKNKRLQVELALSKLTYLNRATNIEIFGSSAESQEKKTKVLNESGVSQPEKPTESSVQTAPVPDLSPTSAISTESNPASHDTPLNIQKRSSSTLTGGLKMTDIASIKASIKQTEEVRSAARKTISLELIKEIWSNYSEHNPSKSVQSALNLAILNLDGKTISIKVPTIVSKEMILQESNLIDKLREDLGMTDLTFEIDVDKTLFPDFEDTKPVQLLTQKERYILMLEKNQSLGSLTKKLGLKLDTEI; encoded by the coding sequence ATGAGCAATTTTGTGGTTTCTGCACGTAAATACAGGCCTACTACTTTTGATGAAGTGGTTGGACAGGACCACGTTGCCAAAACACTCAAAAATGCCCTGCAAACGGAGCACCTGGCGCATGCTTTTCTATTTACCGGTCCGCGAGGAGTAGGCAAAACAACATGTGCAAGGATTCTTGCAAAAATTATCAACTGCGAAAACCCCATAAATAAAGTCGAAGCATGTAATCAGTGTTCGTCATGTAAGGCTTTTAATGACAACTCTTCATTTAATATACTTGAGTTGGACGCAGCTTCCAACAATAGCGTAGAAAATATACGGACACTAATCGAACAGGTTCGTTTTCAGCCTCAGAATGGAAAATATAAGGTATTTATCATTGACGAGGTTCATATGTTGTCTTCACAGGCATTCAATGCATTTCTGAAAACCCTTGAAGAACCGCCATCCTATGTGATTTTTATACTTGCCACGACGGAAAAGCACAAAATCATCCCCACTATACTTTCAAGGTGTCAGATATTTGACTTCAAAAGAATTCAACTTTCCGATACGGTAACTCAATTGGAAAAAATAGCTCAGAAAGAAGGTATTACTGCTGAGCTGGAGGCTTTGCATACTATAGCAGTAAAAGCAGATGGTGCGATGAGAGATGCACTCACTATTTTTGACAAAATTTCGAGTTCGACGGATGGCACTATTACCTATAAAGATGTAGTAGCCAACCTGAATTTGCTTGATTATGAATATTACTTCCGTATCACTGATGCCTGTTTGAGAGAAGATATCACCAGTGTACTCCTTACACTCAACGAAATTGTCAAACTGGGATTTGATGCAGAGTATTTTGTAGTGGGTCTTGCAGAGCATTTCAGAGATTTGCTGATAGCTAAAGTTCCAGCTACATTAAATATCCTTGAGGCCAGCGATGACTTGAAACTTAGATATAAAAATCAGGCAGCCTTAGCGACCACCTCCTTTTTGCTGTCCGGGCTTAATATTCTCAACAAGTGCGATGTCGATCTGGTGCGTGCTAAAAATAAAAGACTGCAGGTCGAGCTTGCTTTGAGTAAACTTACCTATCTCAACAGGGCAACAAACATTGAAATTTTCGGAAGTTCCGCCGAATCTCAGGAAAAAAAAACTAAAGTCCTGAACGAGTCCGGTGTCTCGCAACCTGAAAAACCTACTGAGTCATCAGTACAAACTGCTCCGGTACCTGATTTAAGCCCCACTTCAGCAATCAGTACTGAATCTAATCCAGCTTCGCATGACACTCCATTAAATATACAAAAAAGGTCCTCATCTACCCTGACAGGTGGATTAAAAATGACAGATATTGCATCCATAAAAGCATCCATAAAACAGACGGAAGAAGTGCGGTCTGCAGCAAGGAAAACCATCTCTTTGGAGCTTATCAAGGAGATATGGTCAAATTACTCAGAGCACAACCCATCAAAAAGTGTTCAATCAGCGCTCAACTTAGCCATTTTGAATCTGGATGGGAAAACTATTTCTATTAAGGTGCCCACCATCGTTTCTAAAGAAATGATTTTGCAGGAGTCAAACCTTATTGACAAGCTCAGGGAAGATCTTGGAATGACAGACCTGACATTTGAGATAGATGTTGACAAAACCTTGTTTCCGGATTTTGAAGATACCAAACCTGTCCAGTTGTTGACACAGAAAGAAAGGTATATATTGATGCTGGAAAAAAACCAAAGTCTAGGATCACTTACCAAAAAACTGGGTCTAAAATTAGATACCGAAATATAA
- a CDS encoding DUF1905 domain-containing protein encodes METVNFATTLSRFQSSPLWGWYFDVPNVIATEFTQGTDRRVICTINGQLTIHCALMPNKGTWFVLLNKENVKRSIFLSTTRSKSACPKILPIMVCLCPMS; translated from the coding sequence ATGGAAACAGTCAATTTTGCTACAACTTTGTCCCGATTTCAGTCTTCTCCGCTTTGGGGCTGGTATTTTGATGTACCCAACGTCATAGCTACCGAATTTACACAAGGAACAGACAGGAGGGTGATTTGTACCATCAATGGTCAGCTAACTATACATTGTGCGCTGATGCCCAACAAAGGTACCTGGTTTGTCCTCCTCAATAAAGAAAACGTCAAAAGATCAATCTTCCTGAGCACCACGAGATCAAAGTCAGCATGTCCAAAGATACTTCCGATTATGGTATGCCTATGCCCGATGAGTTGA
- a CDS encoding cytochrome C biogenesis protein, with amino-acid sequence MKFNILIALLFFFSASSVIAQKESPVKWSFEFKKLNDTDYEIVASAGIKKGWTLYSQFTEDNGPVPTSFVVGDKEVKFVEKSKTTTEFDPLFEVNVIKFKDEAIFSYIIKKEDAESCKGYVTFMTCDGAKCLPPTDVEFDFKF; translated from the coding sequence ATGAAGTTTAATATTTTGATTGCCTTACTATTTTTTTTCTCAGCTTCATCAGTAATCGCGCAAAAAGAGAGCCCTGTAAAATGGTCTTTTGAATTCAAAAAACTGAATGATACAGACTATGAAATTGTAGCATCAGCCGGCATCAAAAAAGGTTGGACACTTTACTCACAGTTTACAGAAGATAATGGTCCAGTACCTACTTCTTTTGTGGTTGGTGACAAGGAAGTGAAGTTCGTAGAAAAAAGCAAAACTACCACAGAGTTTGACCCTTTATTTGAGGTGAATGTCATAAAATTTAAAGATGAGGCTATTTTTTCTTACATCATAAAAAAGGAAGATGCTGAGAGTTGCAAGGGTTATGTGACTTTTATGACGTGCGACGGAGCTAAATGTCTGCCCCCGACAGATGTAGAGTTTGATTTTAAATTTTGA